A part of Rhinoderma darwinii isolate aRhiDar2 chromosome 1, aRhiDar2.hap1, whole genome shotgun sequence genomic DNA contains:
- the FAM174C gene encoding protein FAM174C translates to MWRYSCLLIIMMPVAWSAEGQENVTHVLITSSTLTTNSSVTKPTQLSFWGNFEMMQRAMYVVIGISVLAVFYFVIRTCSLKKKPQRKKYGLLSDYDETMEMGSMDSDEEKIFESRSIRR, encoded by the exons ATGTGGCGCTACTCCTGTTTACTGATTATTATGATGCCCGTGGCTTGGAGTGCAGAAGGACAGGAAAATGTGACGCATGTTCTAATCACTAGTTCAACACTTACCACAAATTCTTCAGTCACAAAACCTACCCAGTTATCCTTTTGGGGCAACTTTGAAATGATGCAGCGAGCCATGTATGTAGTGATTGGAATCAGTGTGTTGGCTGTATTCTACTTTGTGATCCGGACTTGTAG CTTAAAAAAGAAGCCGCAGAGGAAGAAGTATGGGCTTCTCTCAGATTACGATGAAACCATGGAAATGGgatctatggacagtgatgaagAAAAAATTTTTGAATCAAGAAGTATACGAAG gtga